AATCATGGTGGAGGTGGAGAACATGGCGGTGGTCATGGTCATCACTAATAACCAAATAAAAACAGCAAAACAGGCCTCCGGTAACATGGAGGCCTGTTTTGTTTAAAACGGGTTGGCAATATTTAGGCATCCCTAACTATTACAAACCGGCTGGTTTTTATTTATGTTTGTACGTTCCCAGTTCAATAACGGATGTATACATTATCAGAAGAAAATTATCTAAAGGCCATTTACCGTATCGCACAGCAAAAGGATGTTAAAATAACGCCAACTGCTATAGCCGAAGCGCTGGGTAATAACCCCGCCTCGGTAGTTGATATGATCAGGAAGCTTACCGAAAAGGAGCTGATTGCCTATGATAAAAAAGTTGGCGTAAAACTTACCCCGCAGGGTTTAAAAGATGCCATACTAATTGTGCGCAGGCACCGCCTTTGGGAGGTGTTTCTGTTAGAAAAACTGGGCTATCATTGGGACGAGATCCACGATATTGCCGAAGAACTTGAGCACATAAGCGATGCAACTTTGGCCGATAGGCTTGACAAGTTCCTGGGCTTCCCTGAATATGATCCTCACGGCGATCCCATTCCAAAAGCCAACGGAAAGGTGCCTAAATCATTTTCGGTAACGTTAACCGATCTTAAACCTGGTGCGGCATGTCGCGTGGCTGCCGTGCGCGATACCAGCAATTCGTTTTTGCA
The genomic region above belongs to Mucilaginibacter sp. KACC 22773 and contains:
- a CDS encoding metal-dependent transcriptional regulator, encoding MYTLSEENYLKAIYRIAQQKDVKITPTAIAEALGNNPASVVDMIRKLTEKELIAYDKKVGVKLTPQGLKDAILIVRRHRLWEVFLLEKLGYHWDEIHDIAEELEHISDATLADRLDKFLGFPEYDPHGDPIPKANGKVPKSFSVTLTDLKPGAACRVAAVRDTSNSFLQYLIKLNIGIGTHILLIEKIPFDDSLVISINGKENTTVSQKFGENILID